A window from Salvia miltiorrhiza cultivar Shanhuang (shh) chromosome 2, IMPLAD_Smil_shh, whole genome shotgun sequence encodes these proteins:
- the LOC131010553 gene encoding gamma carbonic anhydrase 2, mitochondrial-like, with protein MGTLGRVVYTLGSWIRHTGQAMDRVGSTFQAGYYIQDHISKHRTLMNIYDKSPVVDKDAFIAPSASVIGDVQVGQGSSIWYGSVLRGDVNSISVGSGTNIQDNSLVHVAKSNLSGKVLPTIIGNNVTIGHSAVVHGCIIEDEAFVGMGATLLDGVVVEKHAMVAAGSLVRQDTRIRSGEVWAGNPAKLLRKLTEEEIEFIIKSATNYVNLAKVHAAENAKSFDEIEFEKMLRKKFARRDEEYDSMIGVVRETPPELILPDNILPEKSQKAVQ; from the exons ATGGGGACCCTAGGAAGAGTGGTGTACACGTTGGGGAGTTGGATTCGGCATACGGGTCAAGCCATGGATCGAGTCGGTTCCACCTTCCAGGCAGGCTACTATATCCAGGATCATA TTTCTAAGCACCGGACACTGATGAACATCTATGATAAATCTCCGGTCGTGGATAAGGATGCATTTATTGCCCCAAGTGCCTCTGTCATTGGGGATGTTCAGGTGGGCCAAGGATCATCGATATGGTATGGATCTGTCCTTCGAG GTGATGTGAACTCCATCAGTGTTGGGTCTGGAACTAATATACAGGACAATTCCCTGGTGCACGTGGCAAAATCTAATCTAAGTGGGAAAGTGCTGCCAACTATTATTGGAAATAATGTTACAATCG GTCATAGTGCGGTTGTACATGGATGTATAATTGAGGACGAGGCTTTTGTTGGAATGGGAGCGACCCTTCTTGATGGTGTGGTTGTGGAGAAACATGCCATGGTTGCTGCAGGATCCCTTGTGAGACAGGACACCAGAATCCGATCTGGAGAG GTCTGGGCCGGTAATCCAGCCAAGCTCCTCAGGAAGCTTACTGAGGAAGAGATTGAATTCATCATCAAATCAGCAACCAACTATGTCAACCTAGCAAAGGTCCATGCTGCTGAAAACGCCAAATCCTTTGATGAGATCGAGTTTGAAAAGATGCTGCGCAAGAAGTTTGCTCGCCGTGATGAGGAATACGACTCAATGATTGGTGTAGTCCGTGAAACTCCACCAGAGCTTATCCTTCCAGACAACATCCTGCCCGAAAAATCCCAGAAGGCTGTTCAATGA